A genomic window from Onychostoma macrolepis isolate SWU-2019 chromosome 22, ASM1243209v1, whole genome shotgun sequence includes:
- the LOC131530949 gene encoding granzyme-like protein 1: protein MTIISLLLLASLLPHLTFTARVNVGIVNGQEATPHSRPYMVSLQEDKEHVCGGFLISDEFVLTAAHCQNKKKKLTVVVGAHNLKNENEGSVRIGVKSYRTQHPDYCSDSHRNDIMLLRLEKKVKQSKTVNMISLIKNKKDTESGTVCSVAGWGLRTNGSASDCLMEAKVKIKNNTECERRWEGIYSVSKMMCAYSHGGSCDGDSGGPLVCGDTAVVGVTSFGDPKVCNS, encoded by the exons ATGACCATCATCTCTCTGCTCCTGCTGGCCTCTCTGCTGCCACACCTGACCTTCACTG CTCGTGTGAATGTGGGTATAGTGAACGGCCAGGAAGCAACACCCCACTCCAGACCTTACATGGTTTCTCTTCAGGAGGACAAGGAACATGTCTGCGGTGGATTTCTCATCTCTGATGAGTTTGTCTTGACTGCTGCACATTGCCAAAACAA aaaaaagaaactgaCAGTTGTGGTTGGTGCACATAACCTGAAAAATGAGAATGAGGGGTCTGTCCGCATTGGAGTGAAGTCCTACCGCACGCAGCATCCAGACTATTGCAGTGATTCGCACCGGAATGACATTATGCTTTTGAgg ctagagaaaaaagtcaaacaaagtaaaactgttaacatgatctcattaataaaaaataaaaaagacactgAATCAGGCACTGTCTGTAGTGTTGCTGGCTGGGGACTGCGGACTAATGGCTCTGCGAGCGATTGCCTAATGGAGGCAAAAGTGAAGATAAAGAATAACACAGAATGTGAAAGAAGATGGGAAGGGATCTACTCAGTCTCAAAGATGATGTGTGCATATAGCCATGGTGGATCTTGCGAC GGAGATTCTGGGGGTCCTTTGGTTTGTGGAGACACTGCAGTGG TCGGTGTCACTTCCTTTGGTGACCCAAAAGTCTGCAATAGTTAG
- the LOC131530946 gene encoding LOW QUALITY PROTEIN: duodenase-1-like (The sequence of the model RefSeq protein was modified relative to this genomic sequence to represent the inferred CDS: deleted 1 base in 1 codon) yields the protein MMTIISLLLLASLLPHLTFTGHVNVGIVNGREAKPHSRPYMVSLQKSRKHVCGGFLISDRFVMTAAHCKNEKLTAVVGAHDLKKGKTVVYIRVESYHKHPDFNIDTLQNDIMLLRLEKEVEQNRIVKIISIPTQEGDIEADTVCSVAGWGRLSFKGKRSTRLMEADVKIMNNTECNNKWKDNYSASQMMCVYGHGGSCSGDSGGPLVCGDTAVGVTSFGGSNVCNSRERPEVYAKISAYLPWIHSIIAHFK from the exons ATGATGACCATCATCTCTCTGCTCCTGCTGGCCTCTCTGCTGCCACACCTGACCTTCACTG GTCATGTGAATGTGGGTATAGTGAACGGCAGGGAAGCAAAACCCCATTCCAGACCTTACATGGTTTCTCTTCAGAAGAGCCGTAAACATGTCTGTGGTGGATTCCTCATTTCTGATAGATTTGTCATGACTGCTGCACATTGCAA AAATGAGAAACTAACAGCTGTGGTTGGTGCACATGAtctaaaaaaaggaaaaacggtC GTCTACATCAGAGTGGAGTCTTACCACAAGCATCCGGACTTTAACATTGACACTTTGCAGAATGACATTATGCTTTTGAGG CTAGAGAAAGAAGTTGAACAAAACAGGATTGTCAAGATAATTTCCATACCAACACAAGAGGGAGACATCGAAGCTGATACTGTCTGCAGTGTCGCCGGCTGGGGAAGACTGAGTTTTAAAGGAAAAAGGAGCACACGTCTCATGGAAGCAGACGTGAAGATCATGAATAACACAGAATGCAACAATAAGTGGAAAGACAATTACTCAGCCTCACAGATGATGTGTGTCTACGGCCATGGAGGAAGCTGTAGT GGAGATTCGGGAGGTCCTTTGGTTTGTGGAGACACTGCAGTCGGTGTCACATCCTTCGGTGGCTCAAATGTCTGCAATAGTCGTGAACGACCTGAAGTTTATGCAAAGATTTCAGCATATCTTCCATGGATCCACTCCATAATTGCACATTTTAAGTGA